CAATTTAATCGCATTGATACGGTGTCGGAAGCTTTGGAAGGCTTCGACGCGGAAATCGGCTGGCTGTTGCCGGGTGAGTTCTCAGAACGCTTTGATCTTCGAGCGTTTGGCGGTGGTTACCATTACGAAGGCGTCGGGCAGGACGGATTCAACGGCTTCAGCACTCGCCTGCAGGCAGATGTTGGCGAATGGCTGGAGCTGGGACTGAAACTGACTGACGACGAAGTCTTCAACACCAACGTGTCATTTAATGCGATTCTTCACTACGGCGGATTTAAGAGCCAGGAACACACCAGTCGGTCTGCGATTCAACGCATGGCCGAACCTGTTCGTCGTAATTTGAACATTGCTGCAATCACAACGGACGTCGTTGTCGGGGGACAGATCGCCAGCGCTGCCGATGGTACTCCGCTGAACATCATCCACGTTAACAGCAACGCGGCGCCAGGCGGAACAGGCACGGTCGACAACCCATTCAATGCACTTTCCACAGGGCTTGGCGCGCCGGACTCAGACATCGTGTTTGTGCACGCAGGAAGCCAGTTTAATGTGGCCCCCGAAAACGTAGTGAATCTTGCCGACGATCAAAGTCTGTTCGGTGAAGGTCTGATCCGTGTCGAAACTCTTGGTGGTTCCTTTGTTGAGAATCGCAAAGTGATTAACACGATTGAACTCGCGGAAATTGGTCCGCTCGTGTTGCCTGATTCGCCAACGTTTGCCGCAGACCTTGCACTATTGGGACCAGACCCGTTTGGGCCGCAGCCTGAAGCGACGCCACTTGATCCTATTCTTGAGCGACCGATGCTGATTGGAACGGCAGGCGACGCGGTCCGCATGGGGAACCGAAGTCGTTTGGGCGGATTTATCATCGAAGCACCGACCGGCAACGGAATTGTCATCGATGGTGTCTCCGGGACCAACATCCGCGACACGCTGATTTCGAATGCTGGTGGAACCGGTATCCTTGTGCAGAACACAATCGCTGACAGCACAACCACAATTCTGGACACGATGATTCGCGGAGCCGCTGGCCCTGCGTTCCATGTTAACGGAGGAGCCGGTCTGATTGGCTTCAACAGCACCAGCACAACGTTGGATCCAGCTTACGGTTCGATCATTAACAGTTCTAACGAAGCTGTGCTGATTGAAAACCGGCTGGGCGGATCCGTCAACATGCTGGGATCGACGATTGATGATATCGGAGGCACTGGAATCGTGATTCGTGGCACCGGCGTCGACCCGACTCGCGGCAACGTCACCATCGACAATGCGAGTATTGTTGACAGCACCAGCACCGGTATCTCCATTACGAATGCGGAAGGCAATATCGCATTCCGAAACACAGTGAATGCCGCAACGGCCATCGACAACGCCGCAGGCGATTCTGTGCTGATCGACGGTGTGACGGCGGGTAGCCGCGTTACCTTCGAAAATCTAACCATCACGAACCCGCGACTCGGCGGAATCAACATCGATAATCTCGGTGGCAGCTTTGTCTTTACACGGGACCTTGTGATTGGTGCTCCGGGTGCCGGAGCCGTAGCCGCTCCGGCCATCAGCGTGGCGAACAACTTGGCAACCGGTGACGTCACGTTTGGAAGAAGTGTGTCCATCCAGGGCAGTCTTGGTCGAGGCATCGAACTCGATTCCAATGCGGCAGGTAGTTCCTTCGCCATCAATGGCCAGCTGGCGGTCACCGCGGCGGCAGCCGAATCGTTGGCCATTGTTAACAACGCGGGAACCGCTCAGTTCCTCGGCGGCACCACCATTTCTCAACGTGGCGATACGGGTATTCTGATTTCGAATTCAACAGGATCTGTGTCCTTTGAAAACGGGACGTCCGTATTAAACGAGAACCTGGTCAACCCAACTGCAGTACAGATCAACGACAACGAATCACTGGTACAGTTCGAAAATCTGGTCGTCACGAACGCACTGCTGGGTGGCGGCGTTAGCATGGTCAACAATGTCCTGGGCGCACTCGGCCCGGGCACGATGATCTTTAACAATATTGAGATCACGTCGGTCGGCGGCGTCGGCTTTGGCGGCGACAACAACACAAGCATTCGAGTTGACGACGGAAATATCTCATCGATTGGGGCTGCGGCTGTTAACATCGCGAACTCCGGAATCAACATTACTCTGGAAAGCGTCAACAGTTCGGCCAGCCCGGACTTTGGTATCAGTCTTGTTGAAACCAACGTCGCCGGACGCCGCAGTTTCCGCGTTCTGGGTGACACCACACTTCCGGGCTTCGGCACGGGCGGCACAATTGATACGGCCGCGATCTCTGGTGTCAACCTGCAGAACGCTGGCCAGGTGTCGCTGTATTCGATGACGTTTGATAACAACAACTACGGCTTCTTCATTCGAAACAGCGGCCTGTTGGAGGACGACGATCAGTACCTCGACCTGCAGTTTGATCAGGTATTGGATTCCGACATTCGCGGGATCGACAGTGAGAACCTGGTTATCCTGAACATCGAAGATTCAATCTTCGATGGCAACGGAGATGCAGCAGCGGC
This DNA window, taken from Fuerstiella marisgermanici, encodes the following:
- a CDS encoding inverse autotransporter beta domain-containing protein is translated as MSLVAFLFVVSGWAQSTVEAQDHTYGREHVGSAPSGAAGGVMDINRQGMGVNIRGGHVAGQTVGREDSASLFQVAPYVNIGDGLLFGDGRLTYANEGGLAWSFGGGYRHYITAWDTIFGINGYADRDSITDAHFRQWGVGAELIGRTWEARGNLYRPYGKRSELTGTRADADSAIFVGNQIQFNRIDTVSEALEGFDAEIGWLLPGEFSERFDLRAFGGGYHYEGVGQDGFNGFSTRLQADVGEWLELGLKLTDDEVFNTNVSFNAILHYGGFKSQEHTSRSAIQRMAEPVRRNLNIAAITTDVVVGGQIASAADGTPLNIIHVNSNAAPGGTGTVDNPFNALSTGLGAPDSDIVFVHAGSQFNVAPENVVNLADDQSLFGEGLIRVETLGGSFVENRKVINTIELAEIGPLVLPDSPTFAADLALLGPDPFGPQPEATPLDPILERPMLIGTAGDAVRMGNRSRLGGFIIEAPTGNGIVIDGVSGTNIRDTLISNAGGTGILVQNTIADSTTTILDTMIRGAAGPAFHVNGGAGLIGFNSTSTTLDPAYGSIINSSNEAVLIENRLGGSVNMLGSTIDDIGGTGIVIRGTGVDPTRGNVTIDNASIVDSTSTGISITNAEGNIAFRNTVNAATAIDNAAGDSVLIDGVTAGSRVTFENLTITNPRLGGINIDNLGGSFVFTRDLVIGAPGAGAVAAPAISVANNLATGDVTFGRSVSIQGSLGRGIELDSNAAGSSFAINGQLAVTAAAAESLAIVNNAGTAQFLGGTTISQRGDTGILISNSTGSVSFENGTSVLNENLVNPTAVQINDNESLVQFENLVVTNALLGGGVSMVNNVLGALGPGTMIFNNIEITSVGGVGFGGDNNTSIRVDDGNISSIGAAAVNIANSGINITLESVNSSASPDFGISLVETNVAGRRSFRVLGDTTLPGFGTGGTIDTAAISGVNLQNAGQVSLYSMTFDNNNYGFFIRNSGLLEDDDQYLDLQFDQVLDSDIRGIDSENLVILNIEDSIFDGNGDAAAAAGNPDPNGGFLTVNRESIFLNYTERLNNEDFTLFTQFDNPYTLNVERTSFADNSDDIIVITNSPAADDAFLDVNITDSDFQMNDTLDIDPGDLSETAFLMNWGGVARVNLFNNSVSMNGLSTLESQTAFEIEMDSFTDELILDIVANTIPISAQPNAVGISVETESVASMLISNNEFTMSGENSTGMLFDLGPNNQTAILNNTMIFQNDGGTGMLFSMVEQPALFTISGNNIGLTDLAVGTNEIGILFRTVIGTPSLQGNLNNQIVLLNPGFIPGGGGIPSNIEVFFQIPRANGQILVNGGLVP